In Saccharothrix syringae, the following are encoded in one genomic region:
- a CDS encoding dynamin family protein, translating to MSAPWLDVLDDTIRACAAHNRPDLAERLREKRARQLDPKLRVLVVGEPKQGKSQLVNALVNAPVCAVGDDVTSTVPTFVQHAETPSAALVRGASVANTPTERIPVPIDQLAGQVSTCQGDLVRAEVGIPRALLGSGLVLVDTPGVGDLRPARTAGTFAVLLQADAVLMVSDATAELADSELDLLRQVMASCPNVVVVLTKIDIAPQWRRVVERNRARLARAGVTAKLIPVSAALRLRAAKTGDKALNAESGFPELLGCLQQDILAAADVLARRSVAVAAASAVRQLVAPVREELSARGSRRTADTVAALNEAQRRIDELRRRSARWQTVLADEMADLVSDIEHDLRDRTRRILREVERTFETADPALGWDEFERWLEDNLTEAAAVNFAWLLDRSEWVAEKVARSFPVARDDLLPESIFPDDVLDRVAPMDKPVIEKFGLAQKAFTGLKGSYGGVLMFGLVTSLAGMPLINAVSLGAGALFGGKSILDESDQRLRRRQAAAKAAAARHVDDFFVKFGKDCRDAARHIQRSLRNHFTTLAEELQETLLESARSARRAVQDDTTEHERRVREAQRELDRLVHLYQRVQALAGGQAPPLGISA from the coding sequence ATGTCCGCGCCATGGCTCGACGTGCTCGACGACACGATCAGGGCTTGCGCCGCGCACAACCGGCCCGACCTGGCCGAGCGGTTGCGCGAGAAGCGCGCCCGGCAGCTCGACCCCAAGCTGCGGGTGCTCGTCGTCGGCGAACCCAAGCAGGGCAAGAGCCAGCTGGTCAACGCCCTGGTGAACGCCCCGGTGTGCGCGGTGGGTGACGACGTCACCAGTACCGTGCCCACGTTCGTGCAGCACGCGGAGACCCCCTCCGCGGCGCTGGTGCGCGGCGCCTCGGTCGCCAACACCCCGACCGAGCGCATCCCGGTGCCCATCGACCAGCTCGCCGGCCAGGTCAGCACCTGCCAGGGCGACCTGGTCCGCGCCGAGGTCGGCATCCCGCGCGCCCTGCTGGGCTCCGGCCTGGTGCTGGTCGACACGCCCGGTGTGGGCGACCTGCGGCCCGCGCGCACCGCCGGCACGTTCGCCGTGCTGCTCCAGGCCGACGCGGTGCTGATGGTCTCCGACGCCACCGCCGAGCTGGCCGACTCGGAGCTGGACCTGCTCCGGCAGGTCATGGCCTCCTGCCCGAACGTCGTCGTGGTGCTCACCAAGATCGACATCGCCCCGCAGTGGCGCCGGGTGGTCGAGCGCAACCGGGCCAGGCTGGCCCGCGCGGGCGTCACCGCGAAGCTGATCCCGGTGTCCGCGGCGCTGCGCCTGCGCGCGGCCAAGACCGGCGACAAGGCGCTCAACGCCGAGTCCGGCTTCCCCGAGCTGCTGGGGTGCCTCCAGCAGGACATCCTGGCCGCCGCCGACGTGCTGGCCCGCCGCTCGGTCGCGGTCGCCGCCGCCTCGGCGGTCCGCCAGCTCGTCGCGCCGGTCCGCGAGGAGCTGTCCGCGCGGGGCTCGCGCCGCACCGCCGACACGGTGGCCGCGCTCAACGAGGCCCAGCGCCGCATCGACGAGCTGCGCCGCCGGTCCGCGCGCTGGCAGACCGTGCTAGCCGACGAGATGGCCGACCTGGTCTCCGACATCGAGCACGACCTGCGCGACCGCACCCGCCGCATCCTGCGCGAGGTCGAGCGGACCTTCGAGACCGCCGACCCGGCGCTGGGCTGGGACGAGTTCGAGAGGTGGCTGGAGGACAACCTCACCGAGGCCGCCGCGGTGAACTTCGCCTGGCTGCTGGACCGCTCGGAGTGGGTCGCGGAGAAGGTCGCCAGGAGCTTCCCGGTGGCCCGCGACGACCTGCTGCCCGAGTCGATCTTCCCCGACGACGTGCTGGACCGCGTGGCGCCGATGGACAAGCCGGTGATCGAGAAGTTCGGCCTGGCGCAGAAGGCGTTCACCGGCCTGAAGGGCTCCTACGGCGGCGTGCTGATGTTCGGCCTGGTCACCAGCCTGGCCGGGATGCCGCTGATCAACGCCGTCTCGCTGGGCGCGGGCGCGCTGTTCGGCGGCAAGTCCATCCTCGACGAGAGCGACCAGCGGCTGCGCCGCCGCCAGGCCGCCGCCAAGGCCGCCGCCGCCCGGCACGTGGACGACTTCTTCGTCAAGTTCGGCAAGGACTGCCGCGACGCCGCCCGCCACATCCAGCGCAGCCTGCGCAACCACTTCACCACGCTGGCCGAGGAGCTCCAGGAGACGCTGCTGGAGTCCGCCCGCAGCGCGCGCCGGGCCGTGCAGGACGACACCACCGAGCACGAGCGCCGCGTCCGCGAGGCGCAGCGCGAGCTGGACCGGCTGGTGCACCTGTACCAGCGGGTGCAGGCGCTGGCCGGTGGGCAGGCACCGCCGCTGGGGATCAGCGCATGA
- a CDS encoding IniB N-terminal domain-containing protein: MGTSPNTLHDFVLGLLSDPSARADFQADAAGALARAGLGDISAADVQEVIPLVLDYVPTGSLPALDGSLLEDLPLDLADTGTAAAIFRLKAVTDQIAVSGATGASDLKAAVAGTLSADADGLTVFGGVSSWDLLDASGSAKLTVEGDFSAVNDVTGTLDGTLHTAHGQVHDLTATATGSLDGAVATAGGVTGALPGADSLTSTAFGSLDTLHGVVEGVAGGLTSSLHTGDLGLGKVVEVTGQVAGQHHAVDAGAPLESVTDVVSGAGHTAGLGGVVTGVTGAVSNVTGVVDGADLPVVDSLGLDDLLF; encoded by the coding sequence ATGGGCACCAGCCCCAACACGCTGCACGACTTCGTACTCGGCCTGCTGAGCGACCCGAGCGCCCGGGCCGACTTCCAGGCCGACGCCGCGGGCGCCCTGGCCCGCGCCGGCCTCGGCGACATCAGCGCCGCAGACGTGCAGGAAGTCATCCCACTGGTCCTCGACTACGTGCCGACGGGGAGCCTGCCCGCCCTCGACGGCTCGTTGCTGGAGGACCTGCCGCTGGACCTGGCCGACACCGGCACGGCCGCGGCGATCTTCCGCCTGAAGGCCGTCACCGACCAGATCGCGGTGTCGGGGGCGACCGGCGCGTCGGACCTCAAGGCCGCCGTGGCGGGCACGCTGAGCGCGGACGCCGACGGCCTGACCGTCTTCGGCGGCGTGTCCAGCTGGGACCTGCTCGACGCCTCGGGTTCGGCGAAGCTGACGGTGGAGGGTGACTTCTCCGCGGTGAACGACGTGACCGGCACCCTGGACGGCACGCTGCACACCGCTCACGGTCAGGTGCACGACCTGACCGCCACGGCGACCGGCAGCCTCGACGGCGCCGTCGCCACCGCCGGTGGGGTCACCGGCGCGCTCCCGGGCGCGGACAGCCTGACCAGCACCGCGTTCGGCTCGCTCGACACGCTCCACGGCGTGGTCGAGGGCGTCGCCGGTGGCCTCACCAGCTCCCTGCACACCGGCGACCTGGGCCTGGGCAAGGTCGTCGAGGTGACCGGCCAGGTGGCCGGGCAGCACCACGCCGTCGACGCCGGCGCGCCGCTGGAGAGCGTCACCGACGTGGTGTCGGGCGCCGGCCACACCGCCGGCCTCGGCGGTGTGGTGACCGGGGTCACGGGCGCCGTGAGCAACGTCACGGGTGTCGTGGACGGCGCCGACCTGCCGGTCGTCGACTCCCTCGGCCTGGACGACCTGCTCTTCTGA
- a CDS encoding DUF2165 domain-containing protein — MRFLGRVGSPQAAIAALTGFTALYMVLVVFGNITDYETNHAFVRHVLLMDTTFNSPFTTWRAISSPTLVTVTYVLIIAWEALTALVLVAALVAWLRRREETARRLSSTGWLMQVLLFGVGFIAIGGEWFLMWQSKDWNGLNAAFQNFVIAGIGLVLLHASRRTEPSGPQ; from the coding sequence ATGCGTTTTCTTGGGCGGGTGGGGAGCCCGCAGGCGGCGATCGCGGCGTTGACCGGTTTCACCGCGCTCTACATGGTGCTCGTGGTGTTCGGCAACATCACCGACTACGAGACCAACCACGCGTTCGTGCGGCACGTCCTCCTGATGGACACCACCTTCAACTCGCCGTTCACCACGTGGCGCGCCATCTCCAGCCCGACCCTGGTGACCGTCACCTACGTGCTGATCATCGCCTGGGAGGCGTTGACCGCCCTGGTGCTGGTCGCCGCGCTGGTGGCCTGGCTGCGGCGCCGCGAGGAGACGGCCCGGCGGCTGTCCTCGACCGGCTGGCTGATGCAGGTGCTGCTGTTCGGGGTGGGGTTCATCGCCATCGGGGGCGAGTGGTTCCTCATGTGGCAGTCCAAGGACTGGAACGGGCTGAACGCCGCGTTCCAGAACTTCGTGATCGCGGGCATCGGGCTCGTCCTGCTGCACGCGAGCCGGCGCACCGAGCCGAGCGGTCCACAGTAG
- a CDS encoding helix-turn-helix transcriptional regulator: MNQGRSPRPVLSAQVGRVLEAIASGAAVRLGVVAPGGYGKTVLLREFARAFEGAGVEATVVDDAHLLPEERLLELRAAVERGDAPVVVAHRPWPRSRALAALAESLGRVGPALMPEPFTRDEVRAVLPAPARGLADFVHRQTGGVPRFVARLAGLTGPEVPAEVVASFRADLDWLDPDVQKFLLAAEAGAALRLDLLGGLLDRDADAVGDVIEAARSTGLLGPDGTLLPVVRTAVAALSRTDRRIAVRQKLAELQLRSGGPVLELVRPLVGVAGPEMAAAFQAAAGEVLPSDPALAARLLAAVGTPTAEVAVRRAVASAMAGDLDAALRLADQVISGGSAHRGAAAEVAAIALAHRGQLARSTELHRWSPSATSAAFAVIGRVGTGRLPEAPLPPAPPTMLDGGASLMAQGVVESVTGSPTSALSTLVRATGLLEPAGRSVLLPDSPAALAALVAVHGGELSVAESVLDRAVATSLGGALMAVRHRLLRAWTSMLRGNLAQAREALVALRKAGRPLEARDWLFAVALEVGIARRDSDLATLKRTWEQACEAVLRHPVDLFAFLPLGEFAAAAARLRDQHRLAHHLAAARDLLRELGDPCLWAVPLHWSALHAAIIAEETAVAEEHAASLAACAPRDRYAAVVSAAAESWLDVLAGKVDADRVEEAARGLHAVGQWWDAARLAGQAAIRTSDRQAMVRLLDCARLLQGRSAGPARRQPEPVAEVDAGRLSDREREVAELVVGGLTYKQVGDRLFISAKTVEHHVARMRQRLGCGSRAELLDQLRQIVG; the protein is encoded by the coding sequence GTGAACCAGGGCAGGAGTCCGCGCCCGGTGCTGTCCGCGCAGGTGGGCCGGGTGCTGGAGGCCATCGCGTCCGGTGCCGCCGTGCGGCTGGGCGTGGTCGCGCCCGGCGGGTACGGCAAGACCGTGCTGCTGCGGGAGTTCGCGCGGGCGTTCGAGGGCGCGGGCGTCGAGGCGACCGTGGTGGACGACGCGCACCTGCTGCCCGAGGAGCGGCTGCTGGAGCTGCGGGCCGCGGTCGAGCGGGGCGACGCGCCGGTCGTGGTGGCGCACCGGCCCTGGCCGCGGTCGCGGGCGCTGGCGGCGCTGGCCGAGTCGCTGGGGCGGGTCGGGCCCGCGCTGATGCCCGAGCCGTTCACGCGCGACGAGGTGCGCGCGGTGCTGCCCGCGCCGGCACGCGGCCTGGCCGACTTCGTGCACCGGCAGACCGGCGGCGTGCCGCGGTTCGTGGCGCGGCTGGCCGGGCTGACCGGGCCCGAGGTGCCCGCCGAGGTGGTCGCCTCGTTCCGGGCCGACCTGGACTGGCTCGACCCGGACGTGCAGAAGTTCCTGCTCGCCGCCGAGGCGGGCGCGGCGCTGCGGCTCGACCTGCTCGGCGGGCTGCTCGACCGGGACGCCGACGCGGTCGGCGACGTGATCGAGGCCGCCCGGTCCACCGGGCTGCTCGGGCCGGACGGGACGCTGCTGCCGGTCGTGCGCACCGCCGTGGCCGCGCTGAGCCGCACCGACCGGCGGATCGCGGTGCGGCAGAAGCTCGCCGAGCTGCAGCTGCGGTCCGGCGGCCCGGTGCTGGAGCTGGTGCGGCCGCTGGTGGGCGTGGCCGGGCCGGAGATGGCGGCGGCGTTCCAGGCGGCGGCCGGCGAGGTGCTGCCGTCGGACCCGGCGCTGGCCGCGCGGCTGCTGGCGGCGGTGGGCACGCCGACCGCCGAGGTCGCGGTCCGGCGGGCGGTGGCCTCGGCGATGGCGGGCGACCTGGACGCGGCCCTGCGGCTGGCGGACCAGGTGATCTCCGGCGGTTCGGCGCACCGCGGCGCGGCGGCGGAGGTGGCCGCCATCGCGCTGGCGCACCGCGGGCAGCTGGCGCGCAGCACCGAGCTGCACCGGTGGTCGCCGTCCGCCACGTCCGCCGCGTTCGCGGTGATCGGCCGGGTCGGCACCGGCCGGCTGCCCGAGGCGCCCCTGCCGCCCGCGCCGCCGACGATGCTCGACGGCGGCGCCTCGCTGATGGCGCAGGGCGTCGTGGAGTCCGTCACCGGGTCGCCGACCTCGGCCCTGTCCACGCTGGTGCGCGCCACCGGGCTGCTGGAGCCCGCCGGGCGGTCGGTGCTGCTGCCGGACTCGCCCGCCGCGCTGGCCGCGCTGGTGGCGGTGCACGGCGGCGAGCTGTCCGTGGCCGAGTCGGTGCTGGACCGGGCGGTGGCCACGTCGCTGGGCGGCGCGCTGATGGCCGTGCGGCACCGGTTGCTGCGGGCGTGGACCTCGATGCTGCGCGGGAACCTGGCGCAGGCCCGGGAGGCGCTGGTGGCGCTGCGCAAGGCCGGGCGGCCGCTGGAGGCGCGGGACTGGCTGTTCGCGGTGGCGCTGGAGGTCGGCATCGCGCGGCGCGACAGCGACCTGGCGACGTTGAAGCGGACGTGGGAGCAGGCGTGCGAGGCCGTGCTGCGGCACCCGGTCGACCTGTTCGCGTTCCTGCCGCTGGGCGAGTTCGCGGCGGCGGCGGCGCGGTTGCGCGACCAGCACCGGTTGGCCCACCACCTGGCGGCGGCGCGGGACCTGCTGCGGGAGCTGGGGGACCCGTGCCTGTGGGCGGTGCCGCTGCACTGGAGCGCGCTGCACGCGGCGATCATCGCCGAGGAGACGGCGGTGGCCGAGGAGCACGCGGCGTCGCTGGCGGCCTGCGCGCCGCGCGACCGGTACGCGGCGGTGGTGTCGGCGGCGGCGGAGAGCTGGCTGGACGTGCTGGCGGGCAAGGTCGACGCGGACCGGGTCGAGGAGGCCGCGCGGGGGCTGCACGCGGTGGGGCAGTGGTGGGACGCGGCGCGGTTGGCCGGTCAGGCGGCGATCCGGACCTCGGACCGGCAGGCGATGGTGCGGCTGCTGGACTGCGCGCGGTTGCTCCAGGGGCGGTCGGCGGGGCCGGCGCGCCGGCAGCCGGAGCCGGTGGCCGAGGTGGACGCGGGCAGGCTCAGCGACCGGGAGCGCGAGGTGGCGGAGCTGGTGGTGGGCGGGTTGACCTACAAGCAGGTGGGCGACCGGCTGTTCATCTCGGCGAAGACCGTGGAGCACCACGTGGCGCGGATGCGGCAGCGCCTGGGGTGCGGGAGTCGGGCGGAGCTGCTGGACCAGCTCCGCCAGATCGTCGGATGA
- a CDS encoding Hsp70 family protein yields the protein MPYVLGVDVGTTRTAAAVCRLGGAGRGEPEPVGLGGPGGGVATVLRLTADGAFAVGEPGDPRWTATGFARRVGDEVPVVLGAERCPPEELTALLVRWVVNQVAAREGGQPEHVVVAHPPAWGAHAKGLLHHALRAVGVEATLVPEPVAAAENHAFTRPLTGNLGVFSLGSHWFGSAVVGPRFELVASAEGVEQDAGADFDDAVFAHVRASLGRELDELDAEDPRTRGLFARLRHDCEAAKRVLSGAVETAVPVHLPSGRVDVPLTRARFEELIRPAVEQAVAVHARVAAGVEATVLVGGSARIPLVAASVPGRVVLEAAPETSVVKGAALAARRLVLGPEAEPEPVETSVLVRDDPLLRFPVGGLDPVDGDFAPPPPRPPVDITPLDLPERRSVKRVVRGLAPTGGHRRARNHEDGR from the coding sequence TTGCCGTACGTCCTCGGGGTCGACGTGGGCACCACGCGCACCGCGGCGGCCGTGTGCCGGCTGGGCGGTGCCGGGCGCGGCGAGCCCGAGCCGGTCGGCCTGGGCGGCCCCGGCGGCGGGGTGGCCACGGTGCTGCGGCTCACCGCCGACGGCGCGTTCGCGGTCGGCGAGCCGGGCGACCCGCGGTGGACGGCCACCGGGTTCGCCCGCCGCGTCGGCGACGAGGTGCCCGTGGTGCTCGGCGCCGAGCGGTGCCCGCCCGAGGAGCTGACCGCGCTGCTGGTCAGGTGGGTGGTCAACCAGGTCGCGGCGCGCGAGGGCGGGCAGCCCGAGCACGTCGTGGTGGCGCACCCGCCCGCGTGGGGCGCGCACGCCAAGGGGCTGCTGCACCACGCGCTGCGCGCGGTCGGCGTGGAGGCCACCCTCGTGCCCGAACCGGTGGCGGCGGCCGAGAACCACGCGTTCACCCGGCCGCTCACCGGCAACCTGGGCGTGTTCAGCCTCGGCAGCCACTGGTTCGGCTCGGCCGTCGTCGGCCCGCGGTTCGAGCTGGTCGCCTCGGCCGAGGGCGTCGAGCAGGACGCCGGCGCCGACTTCGACGACGCGGTGTTCGCGCACGTCCGCGCCTCCCTCGGGCGCGAGCTGGACGAGCTGGACGCCGAGGACCCGCGCACCCGCGGCCTGTTCGCCCGGCTGCGGCACGACTGCGAGGCGGCCAAGCGGGTGCTCTCCGGTGCGGTGGAGACGGCGGTGCCGGTGCACCTGCCGTCCGGGCGGGTGGACGTGCCGCTGACCAGGGCCCGGTTCGAGGAGCTGATCCGGCCCGCGGTCGAGCAGGCCGTGGCGGTGCACGCGCGCGTCGCCGCCGGGGTCGAGGCGACCGTGCTGGTCGGCGGCAGCGCCCGCATCCCGCTGGTCGCCGCCTCGGTGCCCGGCCGGGTGGTGCTGGAGGCGGCGCCGGAGACCTCGGTGGTCAAGGGCGCGGCGCTCGCGGCGCGCAGGCTGGTCCTGGGCCCCGAGGCCGAACCCGAGCCCGTCGAGACCTCCGTGCTGGTCCGCGACGACCCGCTGCTGCGGTTCCCGGTGGGCGGCCTGGACCCGGTCGACGGGGACTTCGCCCCGCCGCCGCCCCGCCCGCCGGTCGACATCACCCCGCTGGACCTGCCCGAACGCCGCTCGGTCAAGCGCGTCGTGCGGGGGCTGGCGCCCACCGGGGGGCACCGCCGCGCCCGCAACCACGAGGACGGTCGGTGA
- a CDS encoding WD40 repeat domain-containing protein, with the protein MTASGRGSGPRALFAERFALLYAEAGDPPLKRVTESVGRARRTDERGRPVRATAQRVSDWRRGRNVPARFSALSVVLEVLVGEARKAHPQPAAPGLYDLDAWRSLWEEALASPASSPEDEEPPSSDEIGVCPYRGLAAFQPEDSNWFFGRERSTAALVSRLCDAAESGGIVMLVGASGAGKSSLVRAGVIPAIRRGELDVENSGKWPTIVLTPGGDPVGELVKQIPELADVLDVALSLDGLEHDPEAGGPGPDTFLGQPLLGVARFAAQIRAAFAAHAERHGAERVVVLVDQFEEAFTLTHDESRVQVFVQALHVASTPAHPGGTPPALVLVGVRADFYGRCLAFPELADALQDRQMVLGPMTSAELREAVSRPARAAGLQLEPGLIELMLRDLGVRSLGPQPRTGQGAYDAGALPLLSHALLATWQRRQAGKLTIAGYRSAGGIQGAVAATAERAWADLVPEAQQAARPLLLRLVRVGEDTQDTRRRSTRHELVEQTANRAAGEQALETLARARLVTLDAGSVEITHEALLQAWPRLRSWIDQDREGQLLRQRLEEDAATWAAQERDASLLYRGARLETARHWADAAGPGGVTGTAQDFLAVSTQHRRRAAWSVRAAVAFVVVLALIAAGAAVVAVRQRDDAVFRQVVAQADRLEESDPSLSAQLDLIAHRMRPDDPEVRTRLLSTQTAPLAAPLLGHTGPVYLTSFSPDGRTLATAGYDQTVRLWDLRDPDDPKPLGSPLLGHRSWVTSAVFSPDGKTLATAGDDRTVLLWDVRDPARPRSLGEPLSGHNGTIYLLAFTPDSKTLATANGDRTARLWDVADPAHPKPLGDPLGGHTGQVRAVAFSPDGTLLATGGDDRTIVVFDVRDPRAPRQVGTPIGGFDGIVRAVAFSPDGRTLAAGGQDRSVRLFDLTDPAAPRMLGYPLTEHTDSVWSIAFSPDGRVLASASADGTTRLWNITNPARPLALGAPLTGRNGTVYAVSFSPDGRTLATGSHDAAVRLWSLPGGVMVGHSARTVGPRFTPDGRRLVSAAEDGVIRVWDVGDPRAPRSTASLRHGAPVWSLALSADGRTLASVSDKMVRLWDLDDPDRPRPLGEPIAVGTRYSSPVAFRPDGKVLVTGHDDNSVQLWDIGDREHPRPLGQALVGHVGYVHLADFTPDGRTLVTGGADQTVRLWNVADPAAAQPLGQPLRGHTGAVRAGDISPDGKLLATAGDDKTIRLWDLSAPNRARAIGEPLTGHVEGAVTVDFSPDGQSLASGGEDRTILLWNVRNPQRPFRVGDVLSGHGGALRGAEFSPDGTMVASSSTDTTVRMWDLDLDHVIQRICARTRGTLTAELWYEHLPQLDYEPPCP; encoded by the coding sequence ATGACTGCTTCCGGTCGGGGGTCGGGTCCCCGCGCCCTTTTCGCGGAGCGGTTCGCGCTGCTCTACGCCGAAGCCGGCGACCCGCCGCTGAAGCGGGTGACCGAGTCCGTCGGCCGCGCGCGGCGCACCGACGAGCGCGGCCGACCGGTCCGCGCGACCGCCCAGCGGGTCAGCGACTGGCGCCGCGGGCGCAACGTCCCGGCCCGGTTCTCGGCACTCTCGGTAGTCCTCGAAGTCCTCGTCGGAGAGGCGCGGAAGGCCCACCCGCAGCCCGCCGCACCCGGCCTGTACGACCTCGACGCGTGGCGGTCGCTGTGGGAGGAGGCGCTGGCGAGCCCGGCGTCGTCGCCCGAGGACGAGGAGCCGCCGAGCTCCGACGAGATCGGGGTCTGCCCCTACCGCGGACTGGCCGCCTTCCAACCCGAGGATTCGAACTGGTTCTTCGGCCGGGAACGCAGCACCGCCGCACTGGTGTCCCGTTTGTGCGACGCCGCGGAAAGCGGCGGAATAGTGATGCTGGTCGGCGCCTCGGGCGCCGGTAAATCCTCCCTCGTGCGCGCCGGCGTCATTCCCGCGATTCGCCGCGGCGAACTGGACGTCGAGAACTCCGGGAAATGGCCGACGATCGTCCTCACGCCCGGCGGCGACCCGGTCGGGGAACTCGTCAAGCAGATCCCGGAACTGGCCGACGTGCTGGACGTGGCGCTCAGCCTGGACGGGCTGGAGCACGACCCGGAGGCGGGCGGGCCCGGTCCGGACACCTTCCTCGGGCAGCCCCTGCTGGGCGTGGCGCGGTTCGCCGCCCAGATCCGGGCCGCCTTCGCCGCGCACGCCGAGCGGCACGGCGCCGAGCGGGTCGTGGTGCTCGTCGACCAGTTCGAGGAAGCCTTCACCCTGACCCACGACGAGAGCCGGGTGCAGGTGTTCGTGCAGGCCCTGCACGTGGCGTCCACGCCCGCCCACCCCGGCGGCACGCCGCCCGCCCTGGTGCTGGTGGGCGTGCGGGCCGACTTCTACGGCCGCTGCCTGGCCTTCCCCGAGCTGGCCGACGCGCTGCAGGACCGGCAGATGGTGCTGGGCCCGATGACCTCGGCCGAGCTGCGCGAGGCGGTGTCGCGGCCAGCGAGGGCGGCGGGCCTGCAACTGGAGCCGGGCCTGATCGAGCTGATGCTGCGCGACCTGGGCGTGCGCAGCCTCGGCCCGCAGCCCCGCACCGGCCAGGGCGCCTACGACGCGGGCGCGCTGCCGCTGCTCTCCCACGCCCTGCTGGCCACCTGGCAGCGCAGGCAGGCGGGCAAGCTGACCATCGCCGGCTACCGGTCGGCGGGCGGCATCCAGGGCGCGGTCGCCGCCACCGCCGAACGCGCGTGGGCCGACCTCGTGCCCGAGGCCCAGCAGGCCGCCCGGCCGCTGCTGCTGCGCCTGGTCCGGGTCGGCGAGGACACCCAGGACACGCGGCGGCGCTCCACCCGGCACGAGCTGGTCGAGCAGACCGCCAACCGGGCGGCGGGCGAGCAGGCGCTGGAGACGCTGGCCCGCGCCCGCCTGGTCACCCTCGACGCGGGCTCGGTGGAGATCACCCACGAGGCGCTGCTCCAAGCCTGGCCCCGGCTGCGCAGCTGGATCGACCAGGACCGCGAGGGCCAGCTGCTGCGGCAGCGGCTGGAGGAGGACGCGGCGACCTGGGCGGCCCAGGAGCGCGACGCCTCCCTGCTCTACCGGGGCGCGCGGCTGGAGACCGCGCGGCACTGGGCGGACGCCGCCGGGCCCGGCGGGGTGACCGGCACCGCGCAGGACTTCCTCGCCGTGTCCACGCAGCACCGCAGGCGCGCCGCGTGGAGCGTGCGCGCGGCGGTGGCGTTCGTGGTCGTGCTCGCGCTGATCGCGGCCGGCGCCGCCGTGGTGGCCGTGCGGCAGCGCGACGACGCGGTGTTCCGGCAGGTCGTGGCCCAGGCCGACCGGCTGGAGGAGAGCGACCCGTCGCTGTCGGCGCAGCTCGACCTGATCGCCCACCGGATGCGCCCGGACGACCCCGAGGTGCGCACCCGCCTGCTGTCCACGCAGACCGCGCCGCTGGCCGCGCCGCTGCTCGGGCACACCGGCCCGGTGTACCTGACCTCCTTCTCCCCCGACGGCAGGACCCTGGCCACGGCCGGCTACGACCAGACCGTGCGGCTGTGGGACCTGCGCGACCCGGACGACCCGAAGCCGCTGGGCTCGCCGCTGCTGGGCCACCGCAGCTGGGTCACCTCGGCCGTGTTCAGCCCCGACGGCAAGACCCTGGCCACCGCGGGCGACGACCGGACCGTGCTGCTGTGGGACGTGCGCGACCCGGCCCGGCCCCGCTCGCTCGGCGAACCCCTGAGCGGGCACAACGGCACCATCTACCTGCTCGCGTTCACCCCGGACTCGAAGACGCTGGCCACCGCGAACGGCGACCGCACCGCGCGGTTGTGGGACGTGGCCGACCCGGCCCACCCGAAACCGCTGGGCGACCCGCTGGGCGGGCACACCGGGCAGGTGCGCGCGGTCGCGTTCAGCCCGGACGGCACCCTGCTGGCCACCGGCGGCGACGACCGGACCATCGTGGTGTTCGACGTGCGCGACCCCCGCGCGCCCAGGCAGGTCGGCACGCCGATCGGCGGGTTCGACGGCATCGTGCGCGCGGTCGCGTTCAGCCCGGACGGCCGCACCCTGGCCGCGGGCGGCCAGGACCGGAGCGTGCGGCTGTTCGACCTGACCGACCCGGCCGCGCCGCGGATGCTGGGCTACCCGCTGACCGAGCACACCGACAGCGTGTGGTCGATCGCGTTCAGCCCCGACGGGCGGGTGCTGGCCTCCGCGTCCGCCGACGGCACGACCCGGCTGTGGAACATCACCAACCCGGCCCGCCCGCTGGCCCTCGGCGCGCCCCTGACCGGGCGCAACGGCACCGTCTACGCGGTGTCGTTCAGCCCGGACGGCCGGACCCTGGCCACCGGCAGCCACGACGCCGCCGTGCGCCTGTGGTCGCTGCCGGGCGGGGTGATGGTCGGGCACTCCGCCCGCACCGTGGGTCCCCGGTTCACCCCCGACGGCCGGCGCCTGGTGTCGGCCGCCGAGGACGGGGTGATCCGGGTGTGGGACGTGGGCGACCCGCGCGCGCCGCGCTCGACCGCGTCCCTCCGGCACGGGGCGCCCGTGTGGTCGCTGGCGCTGAGCGCCGACGGGCGCACGCTGGCCAGCGTGAGCGACAAGATGGTGCGGCTGTGGGACCTGGACGACCCCGACCGGCCGCGGCCGCTGGGCGAGCCGATCGCGGTGGGCACCCGGTACAGCTCGCCGGTGGCCTTCCGCCCCGACGGGAAGGTCCTGGTCACCGGCCACGACGACAACTCGGTGCAGCTGTGGGACATCGGTGACCGGGAGCACCCGAGGCCGCTCGGGCAGGCGCTCGTCGGGCACGTGGGGTACGTGCACCTCGCCGATTTCACCCCGGACGGCCGGACGCTGGTCACCGGCGGGGCGGACCAGACCGTGCGGCTGTGGAACGTGGCCGACCCGGCGGCCGCCCAGCCGCTCGGGCAGCCGCTGCGCGGGCACACCGGCGCGGTGCGCGCGGGCGACATCAGCCCGGACGGCAAGCTGCTCGCCACCGCGGGCGACGACAAGACCATCCGGTTGTGGGACCTGAGCGCGCCGAACCGGGCCAGGGCTATCGGCGAGCCGCTGACCGGTCACGTCGAGGGTGCGGTGACGGTGGACTTCAGCCCCGACGGGCAGTCCCTGGCCAGTGGCGGGGAGGACCGCACGATCCTGCTGTGGAACGTGCGGAACCCGCAGCGGCCGTTCCGGGTGGGTGATGTGCTGAGCGGGCACGGCGGCGCGCTGCGCGGCGCCGAGTTCAGCCCCGACGGGACGATGGTCGCCTCCTCCAGCACGGACACCACGGTGCGGATGTGGGACCTCGACCTGGACCACGTGATCCAGCGGATCTGCGCCAGGACCAGGGGCACGTTGACCGCGGAGCTGTGGTACGAGCACCTGCCGCAGCTGGACTACGAGCCGCCCTGCCCGTGA